The nucleotide sequence cttttcccaattcaagacaagactagtgtcttcacatctctgcaactcgatcaaggttgctcaagcaatcatcaaaagaggatccataaacggagaaatcatccatgaatacctcacaaatattttcacaaaagtcagagaatatagccatcatgcatctttgataggtagctggtgcattacataaaccaaaaggcatacgtctataagcaaaagtaccgaaagggtaagtcaaagtagtttttgattgatcgtccgctgacacgggtatttgagagaaaccagagtaaccatctagaaagcagaaatgtatgtgtttggatagtctttctagcatttgatcaataaaaggtaaagggtaatgatctttctttgtagctttatttaatttgcggaaatcaattaccatcctatagcctgtaataattctttgcgggatcaattcatctttatcattaggaactacagtaatacctcccttcttagggacgcaatggacaggacttacccaatcgctatcagcaacgggataaattatacctgcctcaaggagctttactatctcctttcttaccacttatttcatcttaggatttaaccgtcgttgatgatctctaactggtttggagccttcatccaatttaattttgtgttggcatagagtgggcctaatgcccttaagatcatcaagagtatatccaatagcagcacggtgcttcttcagagttttcaataatctttcctcttcctgctctgaaaggttagcactaataataacaggatatatcttcttttcatcaagataagcatatttaagattatcaggtaaaggtttaagctcaaacacgggatcgcccttaggtggaggaggatcacctaggatttcaacaggcaagttgtgtttcagaataggaccctgtttaaggaatacttcatctatttcccttctttcattcataaacatatcatattcgtggtctaacaaatattgttctaacggatcagtaggaggcacggaaatagaagcaagaccaataatttcatccttactaggcaattctttatcatggggttgtctatgaaacttagcaaaattaaactcatgagacatatcccctaagtcaattgtaacaacatcctttttgcaatcaatcctagcattaacagtattcaagaagggtctaccaaatataatgggacaaaaactatcttgtggggaaccaagaacaagaaaatcagcaggatatttaactttcccacacaagacttcaacatctctaacaatcccaactggtgaaatagtatatctattggcaagcttaatagtgacatcaatatcttctaactcagcgggtgcaatatcatgcataatttcttggtataaggaaataggtattgcactagcactagcacccatatcacataagccatgataataatgatctcctattttaaaagaaataacagAAATGCCTATagcaggtctatgtatcttagcatcggatttagcaatattagcagcttcctcacagaagtaaataacatgcccatcaatattatcagccaagagatctttaatcatagcaatactaggttcaactttaatttgctcaggaggtgtatatgttccaGTATTACTTTTACGTACTAAagttgaagctttagcgtgatcctttatcctaacagggaaaggcagtttctcaacataagtagtaggaacaataggatcattataagtgatagtcttttcttcaactgtaatgggtgcaactacttttacttcaatgagaggattatatttaaaccacttctccttagggaggtcaacatgagtagcaaaagattcacagaaagaagctaatatctcatagtcaagtctatatttagcgctaaatccacgaaaagcatcggtattcataaaacatttaacacaatcaaacttaggtgtcatacctgactccttaccatcgtcagaaccccaatcttcagagttgcgtttaattctttccaataaatcccacttgaattcaatagtcttcagcatataagaaccagcacaggaagtatcaagcatggtgcgatcattgagagaaagccgagcataaaagttttgaataatcatttctcttgagagctcatgattggggcatgaatataacattgacttaagcctcccccgagATTgaccgatgctttctccttcgcgaggccaaaaattatatatataattacggtcacaatgaacaagatgcataggatagaacttctggtgaaattccaatttcaatcgtttatagtcccaagatcccgtatcatcacatagcctataccatgtcaatgtgtctcccttcaaagataaagggaacaccttcctcttgacaacatcatcgggtatacctgcaagcttaaataatccacaaactccatccacatagataaggtgtaaattgggatgcaatgttccatctcctgcaaagggattagctagcagtttctctatcatacccgaaggaatctcaaagtaaacattttcagtaggttcagtaggttgaggagaaactctttgctctaccggtcgaagcgaagatgccccgaacaagcccctcaaaggattagtttccatagtaacaagtgacagtaaatttcagcacactatataaatatttccttaccaagttccactcaccaatgacgcttcactccccagcaacggcgccagaaaagagtcttgatgacccacaagtataggtgatctatcgtagtcctttcgataagtaagagtgtcgaacccaacgaggagcagaaggaaatgacaagcggttttcagtaaggtattctctgcaagcactgaaattgtaggtaacagatagttttgtgataggataatttgtaacgggtaacaagcaatgaaagtaaataaggtgcaacaaggtggcctaatcctttttttagcaaaggacaagcctggacaaattcttataatgagaaaagcgctcccgaggacacatgggaattatcgtcaagctagttttcatcacgctcatatcattcacgttcattactttgataatttgatatgtgggtggacatgTGCTTGGgcactgtcctttcttggacaagcatcccacttatgattaacccctattgcaagcatccgcaactacaaaagaagtattaaggtaaacctaaccatagcatgaaactagtggatccaaatcagccccttacgaagcaacgcataaactagggtttaagcttttgtcactctagcaacccatcatctacttattacttcccaatgccttcctctaggcccaaataatggtgaagtgtcatgtagtcgacgttcacataacaccactagaggatagacaacatacatctcatcaaaatatcgaatgaataccaaattcacatgactactaatagcaagacttcacccatgtcctcaggaacaaatgtaactactcacaaagcatattcatgttcataatcagaggggtattaatatgcattaaggatctgaacatatgatcttccacaaaataaaccaactaacatcaactacaaggagtaatcaacactactagcaacccacatgtaccaatctgaggtttggggtacaaagattggatacaagagatgaactagggtttgagaggagatggtgatggtgaagatgttgatggagattgaccccctcccgatgagaggatcgttggtgatgacgatggtgatgatttccctctcccggagggaagtttccccgacagaacagcttcgCGAGAGCCCTAGACTAGTTCCGCCAAggctccgcctcgtggcggcggagtttcgtcccgtaagcttgcttatgattttttacagggtaagagacttcatatagcagaagatgggcaccggagggccaccagggggcccacgaggtagggggcgtgcctagtaggggtgggtgcgccccccactgtcctggccagggtgtgggccccctttggtacttctttcgctcaataattcttattaattccaaaaatgactttcgtggagtttcaggacttttggagctgtgcagaataggtttccaatatttgccccttttccagcccagagttccagttgccggcattctcccttttcatggtaaaccttgtaaaataagatagaatagccataagtattgtgacataacatgtaataacagcccataatgcaataaatatcgatgtaaaagcatgatgcaaaatggacatatcaatacttcaccgaacctacagggtcacacgcttaagggtcatctatgtgttgaatactagacagggagtctgagagaaagtcaccggaaaagttttggagaCGATGGAAAATTTCCAGAGAGAaaaccggaaaagtttcggagttATAAGAAATGTTTCAAAGAGAAAAATCATCCTACCAGAAATGTTTCGGAACGCGTCCAGAATTATTTAAGTGGGTGCCAGAAATGTTCTGGACTTTCGGGAATTTTTTCGGATTAAACGGTTGCGAAAAAATATCTCATGGATAGTCTCATGAATAGTGGATGAAAATATTTGAGCGCATTTTGGTAATTTCATCTCATGAATACTGGATGAAATTATCTGAGGGAATTTTGGTAATTTCATCTCATGAATAGTGGATGAAAATATCTGAGGGCATTTTGGTAATTTCATCTCATGAATAGTGGATGAAAATATCTGAGGGCAATTTAGTATTTCCAATTGTCCTCTaccccttgggcttggcctataaatagaggtggagagatGCGCTCGATACTCACTCAAATCTCTCATACAAATGCCATGCATGATCTAGcattctctctccctcccacgaaatagtttcgtagagctgAAAGAATGTTTGCGTTCCgatgggaactagttctggatgacgaagccctgccggatagctgacaccgtatgtgtgcaacccagAGAGAGGTCGTAGTTTTGATCTTTTGCCTGAGGGGCTGTCTGAGGATCCGTCCGATGGGACTATCTGAGGGACTGTCCAGAGGCCTCCCAAAGGGTTGTCCGAGGATCCGTCCGGTGGGACTATCCAGAGGCCTCCCAAAGGGTTGTCCGTGGATCCATCCGGTGGGACTATCCAAGGGACTGTCCTGaggcctcccggagggctgtctggaGATATGTCCGGTGAGCTGACGAGGGAGTACATCCTCTCGGTTGTGAGGTTGTAAAATCCTAGTTGCGAGGATCTACACCAACGATCTTCActaactctacttccgctgcgctacgagttGGTAACGATTAGAAATCAAAACCcttgtatgcatcttcatagtggtcCTCGGCTGGTGCGTAGGTCCGAATTTTTTTTGTTTCCTACTGCGTTTCCCTGCATATGGACCCAACAGTTTGGATTGAAGTCTTCCTCATGCACATtgatatggctcgaggagatgaacTTAATACCGTCAAGTACATGCCTTTAAAGATCAagggaccggcccgacattggcttaacagcctggcCGAGAACTGGATTGGCAGTTGGGAAGACCTCGAAAATGCTTTTCGAACTAACTTCCAGGGGACTTACGCCCGACCTTCGGATCCCGACGACCTCGGTCATATTGTGTAAAGGCTAGGGGAGCTTGCTAGACAATTCCGGAATCGGTTCTTagctaagaaaaatcaaatagtggACTACCTGGACGGGGAGGCAATTGCCGCTTTTAAGCATGGCATCCGCGACAAACGACTCACTCGAGACCTCGGGCAAGAAAGGCCTCGGTTAAAGGAGGCCCTCACTCGTTTAATGATCAAACAAAAAACATTCTTCTCTTAATTCTATTTGTGTTTGTAGTCCTTGATGCGTTGGAAAAACTAGGAATTATTATGTCTTTAATAATGTTGTTTGGTCTGACATCAAAAACAGGTGTGGTGGCTAATCCTAAAAACTCTGAAGAAATGACAAATCCAGTGCAAGGATGGTGGGTTCTTTTACCCAAATGCTCTCTGAAGTGATCAAAGCGCCACACAGCTTGATGGGGTGACTGACTCGAGACTAACACTAAAGGTGCAGGTCTCAGTCCAACGCTTCTTAACAAGCTCGCGTTTGTCAGATGCTATTGTATGCAACTTCAGCCTGGGCACCCTGTGTGCTTCTGTCTTCCCCTCCCCGGCATGATCATCGACGTGCTCTCGAGATGTCCACTCTTAGCCCTTGCATGTTGCTGAAACCTGTGCCATCGCCAACCTAGTCCCCGCTGAAGAAGATCAGTTCAGAAAGGAAGTTGCTTTTGAAGTTTCACTTGCTGAAGTGTTGTAGTTTGCATTTCGATGAGTTCAAGATGAGCTAGAAAATCCTGATGTATTTCCGAAAGTTctcttctgctcccgagctcaaatgagctcgggacgAACAGTTAAAGCAAAATGAAAAAAggaaacaaaatttaaaaaaatctgaactttttaacaaactttgacaaatgttttatTTGCTTGACAAATTTCATACGAAATGGCatttgtggaagtcgtggcaaaaaaacaaaatcagcaCTCTAAAATGCTCTGTCAAACCAAAGTGGAAACCCCCACCTACAGAATGGGTGCAGATTTGCGTTGACGCTGCTTTCTTGTGCAGTGGAGATGGTGGATGGGGGTGTATTGCTAGAGACAAGGGAGACGAAGTCGTTTTTACAGCTGCTGGTAGACTTGCATGTCTCACGGATGCCCTTCATGCAAAATCTTTGGCCATGATAAATGTTATCAGGCTTGTTGAAGAGTTTGGTATGGGCCGAGTTATTTTCATCACGGACTGCCTCTGGCTGAAGCTTGCGTTGGGATCGGTAACATGGGACCGTGGTCCTCTTGGCATCCTCTTTCAAGAAGCTAAGTTTAAGCTACAAATGCACTTCGTAGATTATAAAATTTATGTTTGTCTCATTTTGTAATATTCCTGCTCATCTACTAGCCGGTTATGGTTCGACGGCTATGATTAACAGCCAATGTATTTGGCTTACTAATCTTCGCCAATATGTAAGTGGTGTTGTAGCCCGTGATATTGCCGGACCCACAAATTAATTGAATGCATGATGTTTGGAGCATTGATTTTTCTCCCACGATTTCAAGAATGTCCTTTCATGCTAAATGTTTGCAACACACAAAACATTTGTATAAGTTTACcgcaaaaaaatcagatttttttttgaatttttactaTTATTTTTTATTTACTGTTCATAAGAAAgtatttgagctcgggagcagataCTCCACTCTAAGTTTGAGAACCCCTGCTGCCTTCAGAAATGTTGAAGACCGTGCATTTAACtgttttttctatacatatttttaACACAGTTGATGTAACTGTTTGAGACCGTGGATTTGGTGGTTTCATCGTTTAATTGAACCTTATTCTTAAAAAAACGTTTAATTAAATCCGTGTGGCGTCCACCTGCACTCAATATTGCTACTCCCTTTGCGATATAAAcggttttatattagtttacaaaggaaGTACTTTGCTAAAGGAGGAAAATACTGACCGAAACGTGACGAAGCTTTAGCAAATACAAGGATCATATACTGAAAAAACATAAACAAAACGAAGAACAGCACACCGAAACAAACCGAACGATTCGAGCACCTCTCGTCTCGTGGAAGAAAAGGGAAAAATCAAAACATCCAATGCAAGGCAACATCCGCGATCGTCACATGCCACACCACGCGGCCGCCACGACGATGGCCACCATGCAGAGACCGCCGCCGAGGCCCCGCATCTCCCGGGGCGCCGCCGAGGACGGCGTGGCTGTATCGGCCTCCGGCGCGTCggccaccgccaccggcccggccttcttcttgtccttgtccGCCGCCGGCGACGGCACGGGCGCGGGCACAGGCGGCCCGTAGAGCGCCCACGGAAGCAGCACCTTGTCCACCTGGTACACCACCAGCCTGTCGCCGGTGTAGAGCGTGCCGTCGACGGAGGCGTTGACGACGCCGGTGGAGATGTTCACCCTCCCGCCGCCGTCGGACGTGACGTTGAGCGGGTACTTGCCCCTGCCGGTGTCGCCGGCCTGCGTGCGCAGCGGGTTGCTCACCGTGTCGAACTGCGCCATGGGGAGCAGCTGGGAGACCACGTGGAACTGCACCAGCGACGTCTTTTGTTGGTCGGAGAGGGAATTGAGGGAGCCGGACTTGAGCGCGGTGAAggcgttgtccggcggcgcgaagaCGGTGAGACCGGCGCCGGATGAGGCCTTGCCCTTGAGCTGGGTGTCGATCTGCTCCTCCTCCTGCGTCGACTGCAGCAGCTGGAGGAACTTGGTGAACTGCCCGGCCTTGGTCAGCACCGCCTTGATCGTCTTCGGGGCAGCCGccgctggagccggcgcggccgccACCGCCTGGCCACGAACTGACGGAGCGGCTGCGGACAGGGAGAGGAGCACGAGGAGAAAGGTGGCCGTCATGGATCGCATATGCGCCTCCATTGCTTTGTGCTGCTTCTTCTTTGTGTGATGCTACTGTGTGCTTGGCTACGCTATATATGGTGGTGCAATTGAGATGTCATTAATGGAAGTGGGATCCGCAGGTTAGTTATGGAGATGCTGTACGCAAGGTGAGATGCAAGTAGATCGAGCCATCGAGGAATGGATGGAACATTAACAGGTGGATTGCCTAGATTGCGTCATGGGGCAGCTAAGTGCTGATTAATGAATGGGGTTTTGATTAATCCGTCTGCTAATCCTCGTTTGGATGTAATATTCATAATTCTCGGTCACTTAAAACTGCACATAGTGATATTAAAAGTGTGTAATTTGCAATTTCTATATCAATACTATCATAAACAACCCCGCAAAAAATACTATCATAAACAAATAAGGTTTGATACGTTTCATCTCGCTCTCTAATGCTGCGTTTGAAAGTCCGATGGATTGTCATAGATCCCATTTGCTCCATCTGTCTTTTCCTATTTCGGGCACCGGGTTGTGCAATTTACGCTACGGGAATGCAGGCGAACAAACGACATACGAAACATGACGAAAAGCATGCATACCCCCCAACAGGCTTCACCTCCTTAGCAACCGCGAACAGACGGAGTAAGTTTtagttagtactccctctgtaaactaatataagaacgtttagattactaaaatagtgatctaaacgctcttatattagtttacggagggagtagtataatgTAATCAACGCATGGATAAGCGTGCAAGATTCAACCCTGAAAAAAAAGAACAGAAGCGTGCAAGATTCAAAATGAAGAGTTGGGATCTCGTCTTCTCGTGGATGTATAATTGAGATGAATCACTGAGGGGACATAACTACTGCTTATCTTGGGACAGTGATCGATCCATCGTTGGCTGGAAGATCGCACTCAGCCGTGCACCTCGAAGCTGTAAGGCAAGCAATTATCTCACGGCTCTCACGTGAGGGCATCCTTTGGGGCCGTGTGATCACATGCCATGGCCATCACCACATGAGTTCACCACCTTGCAGATGATGCTAACACCGGACCCAACAATCTGGGTCAGGAGGGTGGTGCATCCATCACCCATGCAAGGCATGAAGAAATTAGAAGCAAGCTACCCGATGAGCTCGGACGTAATATCACTGATTCCGAACACCCAACCATCCCGTTTGCTAGCAGAGGCGGAGCTGGCAAGAGAACAACCTCCTAACGGCCGGCTGCTCAATCATGAGAAGAAACTCGCATGTCAACAGAAAAAAAAAATGGACATCTTGCGAGTAGATAATTACTGGGGGCTTTGGATAACTAGCCGATAACTTGCTTAAAGATTCATACTTACATTGGGCACGATGTTTTGAGTTCATAAAACAATCCTAACTTTAGGACTTTAATTATTATTTACACAGCCAACTTGAGCAGCACAATGAGCAGATATAACTGAAATTCCTGAACTAGGATAAATGTGGAGGGGCGCACTACTTGGTCCCTCAGGTGGCTTCATTTGCGGCATCGGCTTTACAAACCGGGCAGGCGTTCTTCACCTCCAGCCACTTCTTGATGCAGCCCGCGTGGAAGTCATGCCCACATTTCAGTTTCCCAAGTGAGTCCTTGTGCTTGTATTCCTCCTACAGCCAgcgtatgcggatgagaacaaacTTACCAAACCAGGAATACAGTGCAACGAAATTGTTGGCAATTATGACACCACATAGGAGTGTCATCTTACCAGGCAAATTATGCATCTTTCCTTGTCTTGATCATTCTGTGTACGGGCAGAACTACGACAGGCTAGCTCCATCACGCAGCCTGAGATTTTTTCGTCAGCCAGGCCAGTGTTTACATTGCCAATTCGTTCTTCCAACGCCAGGAGCTCCTGTACATGACAATATCAAAAGTTTACATTTGTGCAACATTTTGATGCAGCTGTAGGCGATAAGAAGAGCCTAAACTATTTTTCTCCTTACCTCATAGCTCATGTCATCAATGTCCAGTCTCATGTCCCAGTGAGGATCTAATGCTTCTCTAGATTCGTGGATGACCAACTGGTCCAGCATCATAGAACGCTTCAAAGAGAGTGCAACTAAATTAGATGCAAGTTCAAAATGTATAGAATGTTGGAACAATTACAAGAACTAAACATATAACTACCTCAGCAGCCGATCTTCCTAGGTTATTCTCCTCAATCATCAAAGGATGAAAACAATGATAGGAATCCCTCATCCTTCTACTCCTTGCACTACCACCATGCCCTACAGAGACGTGCCTTGGCTGTCTAAAAGATGCTTCAGCATGTAATGGCTGGACACTTGATGCTGCAGCAGTAGCAGGAGGATAGCTGGGCATGGCAGGTTGATAGTGAGGGTTAGCAGGCTCACACCGAACTGCTCCAGAGTTGGAAGAAGTTGTAAAAGCTGGCGGTGGATAATTGTGGCCAGCGTTATGATGAACTGGTCTAGGAGTGTATCCAATGCGTGCAAATGGTGCACCGTCAGAAGAACCAGGAAGTGTTGGCACAGGAGCACTTATGTTGGTGCTCTGTGGAGCAGGATAGAATGGCCTCTCTCTGAATGCTATGCCAGTGCTTCCATCTGTCCCTGGAGAATGATAAAAAAAAAGTTCTTAGCTTCTTTGATGACAATCTTTACTAGTGTCAAATTCAAAGAGAATGGGATATCACCAACCCATATTACAATTAAACTGGAATAGAGTAGATATTGACTGGTGAAAGTCCTatgcttgaaactagtggtatgaCACAATATAGTCTGAGAACTGAGCAATAAGCTCAGTGGTGTGGGGCCACTGTGTGCGCTCTAAGCTTCCCTGGGTGTGATCCCTGTGGGATGAATAAACCAGTATTTCTCACCCCCCAGCTTAGGATACGCAGAGAAGGCTTTTCCTCCCTCGCGTCTATTTTTGTAaatgttactccctctgtaaagtaatataaccg is from Triticum aestivum cultivar Chinese Spring chromosome 1B, IWGSC CS RefSeq v2.1, whole genome shotgun sequence and encodes:
- the LOC123088860 gene encoding fasciclin-like arabinogalactan protein 11, which codes for MEAHMRSMTATFLLVLLSLSAAAPSVRGQAVAAAPAPAAAAPKTIKAVLTKAGQFTKFLQLLQSTQEEEQIDTQLKGKASSGAGLTVFAPPDNAFTALKSGSLNSLSDQQKTSLVQFHVVSQLLPMAQFDTVSNPLRTQAGDTGRGKYPLNVTSDGGGRVNISTGVVNASVDGTLYTGDRLVVYQVDKVLLPWALYGPPVPAPVPSPAADKDKKKAGPVAVADAPEADTATPSSAAPREMRGLGGGLCMVAIVVAAAWCGM
- the LOC123113872 gene encoding probable E3 ubiquitin-protein ligase RHG1A isoform X2; this translates as MAGHHYHNSQMSRMDRTNQPRQKLFMHPRGDAPNGAGPSGYGVTTVRSNELPSSSYAGQSYGQQIGAPGTLHSSHAGYPPAGSSSSSYAPYNTQHVPSLSYPRRSEDSFIPGVHVDDRRVAPKRRNPITHPVDGVSAGAYYPGSSSNNQFSGYMPLNPVPTRETCPPQISSNMGSGHWNDHQFVNHEGSQRNVRGRHDHSSIHSEYNSSTACPSNSLHVPPYHPNANAPFGSAPVQRERAPLSLPPRIVPPGTDGSTGIAFRERPFYPAPQSTNISAPVPTLPGSSDGAPFARIGYTPRPVHHNAGHNYPPPAFTTSSNSGAVRCEPANPHYQPAMPSYPPATAAASSVQPLHAEASFRQPRHVSVGHGGSARSRRMRDSYHCFHPLMIEENNLGRSAAERSMMLDQLVIHESREALDPHWDMRLDIDDMSYEELLALEERIGNVNTGLADEKISGCVMELACRSSARTQNDQDKERCIICLEEYKHKDSLGKLKCGHDFHAGCIKKWLEVKNACPVCKADAANEAT
- the LOC123113872 gene encoding probable E3 ubiquitin-protein ligase RHG1A isoform X1, which codes for MAGHHYHNSQMSRMDRTNQPRNEPPPFGQKLFMHPRGDAPNGAGPSGYGVTTVRSNELPSSSYAGQSYGQQIGAPGTLHSSHAGYPPAGSSSSSYAPYNTQHVPSLSYPRRSEDSFIPGVHVDDRRVAPKRRNPITHPVDGVSAGAYYPGSSSNNQFSGYMPLNPVPTRETCPPQISSNMGSGHWNDHQFVNHEGSQRNVRGRHDHSSIHSEYNSSTACPSNSLHVPPYHPNANAPFGSAPVQRERAPLSLPPRIVPPGTDGSTGIAFRERPFYPAPQSTNISAPVPTLPGSSDGAPFARIGYTPRPVHHNAGHNYPPPAFTTSSNSGAVRCEPANPHYQPAMPSYPPATAAASSVQPLHAEASFRQPRHVSVGHGGSARSRRMRDSYHCFHPLMIEENNLGRSAAERSMMLDQLVIHESREALDPHWDMRLDIDDMSYEELLALEERIGNVNTGLADEKISGCVMELACRSSARTQNDQDKERCIICLEEYKHKDSLGKLKCGHDFHAGCIKKWLEVKNACPVCKADAANEAT